In Helianthus annuus cultivar XRQ/B chromosome 3, HanXRQr2.0-SUNRISE, whole genome shotgun sequence, a single window of DNA contains:
- the LOC118490512 gene encoding cytochrome P450 81E8-like, whose protein sequence is MVALLKLAYREEVDLVVLVLAAVFSILWLIWKLKSNNGGTNPSLPPGPRGLPIVGNLLSLDTELHSQFANRAKTYGPIMTLWLALSLNPYKVSSYGGNDIVWLPYGDKWRVLRKILVSQMLTKETLDSFYYLRRKEIRNSIKHVYNTQVGCPVNIGDLMFLTIMNVVMGMIWGGTKDGIGFGVEFRNVINEVTRLMAAPNLSDFYPGLAWLDLQGIEKSMVAMKKIDGIFDRIIDERRKMDCGGDGIVMGS, encoded by the exons ATGGTAGCACTTTTGAAATTAGCCTACAGGGAGGAGGTTGATCTTGTAGTTCTCGTGCTCGCTGCTGTGTTTTCCATCTTGTGGCTTATTTGGAAGTTAAAATCCAACAACGGTGGCACCAACCCATCACTTCCACCAGGCCCACGAGGATTACCGATAGTTGGCAATCTTCTATCTCTTGATACTGAACTCCACTCACAGTTTGCCAACCGTGCGAAAACCTACGGTCCGATTATGACACTTTGGCTTG CTCTATCTCTCAATCCTTACAAGGTTTCATCATACGGTGGGAATGACATCGTATGGTTGCCGTATGGGGATAAATGGCGGGTATTAAGGAAGATCTTAGTTAGTCAGATGCTCACCAAGGAAACATTGGATTCCTTTTACTATCTTAGACGAAAAGAGATCAGGAACAGCATCAAACATGTGTACAACACGCAAGTTGGGTGTCCAGTAAACATTGGGGACTTGATGTTCTTGACCATTATGAATGTAGTTATGGGTATGATATGGGGTGGCACAAAGGATGGGATAGGGTTTGGAGTAGAGTTCAGGAATGTGATAAATGAGGTTACTAGGTTAATGGCTGCACCAAACTTGTCTGATTTTTATCCGGGTTTAGCTTGGTTGGATCTGCAAGGGATTGAAAAGAGTATGGTGGCGATGAAGAAGATTGATGGGATATTTGATAGAATTATTGATGAAAGAAGGAAGATGGattgtggcggtgatg
- the LOC110910004 gene encoding BTB/POZ domain-containing protein At1g55760, protein MTDNAYRVDTTSRLAQWRIDNLASCTYRKSDPFKIGRWNWRLILEKNRNLFIKLFPEMSSVNKDSPPIASFIIRVVSSLGGRKALVHPEIRDKQLKSSEDFVWALEVPLTGKFIIELEFLDLKAASPNGGEASSVFTEGFTQKELSATALSSLGKMLSESIHTDIIINASDGSIGAHRAVLAARSPVFRSMFSHDLKEKEMSVINISDMSIEACQVFLSYIYGNIIDQDFLDHRLDLLRAADKYDVTDLKEACHESLLQDIDTNNVLERLQNASLYHLPKLKICCMQYLVKFGKIYDILDDFNAFIQSADMELVGEVFNEVLSVWKGF, encoded by the exons ATGACCGACAACGCTTACCGTGTTGACACCACTTCCCGCCTTGCTCAATGGCGGATTGACAATTTGGCTTCTTGTACTTACCGGAAATCTGATCCTTTCAAGATCGGAAGATGGAATTG GAGATTGATTCTGGAGAAGAATCGTAATTTGTTTATAAAGTTGTTCCCGGAGATGTCAAGTGTAAATAAAGATAGTCCTCCAATTGCTTCTTTTATCATTCGGGTTGTTTCTTCGTTGGGAGGGCGTAAGGCCTTGGTTCATCCAG AAATTAGAGATAAGCAGTTGAAAAGCAGTGAGGATTTCGTTTGGGCGCTTGAGGTTCCGCTTACAGGAAAATTCATCATTGAACTTGAATTTCTTGATCTTAAGGCTGCATCTCCAAAT GGGGGTGAAGCTTCTTCTGTATTTACCGAAGGATTTACGCAGAAAGAGTTAAGCGCAACAGCGCTTTCCTCCCTTGGAAAAATGTTATCAGAAAGTATTCACACCGATATCATCATCAACGCTTCTGACGGAAGCATAGGGGCCCACCGGGCCGTCCTTGCCGCCAGGTCACCGGTCTTCCGGAGCATGTTTTCCCACGacttaaaagaaaaagaaatgtcTGTCATAAACATATCCGACATGTCCATTGAAGCCTGCCAAGTTTTCTTAAGCTACATATACGGTAACATCATAGATCAAGATTTTCTTGATCACAGACTCGACCTTCTTAGAGCCGCTGATAAATACGATGTTACGGATTTAAAAGAAGCATGTCATGAAAGTTTATTACAAGATATCGATACGAATAACGTGCTTGAAAGGCTTCAAAATGCTTCTCTATATCATCTCCCAAAGTTAAAGATTTGTTGCATGCAATATCTTGTGAAGTTCGGTAAGATATACGACATTCTAGACGATTTCAATGCGTTTATACAGTCTGCAGACATGGAATTGGTAGGTGAAGTGTTCAATGAAGTTCTTTCTGTGTGGAAAGGTTTCTGA